The Apium graveolens cultivar Ventura chromosome 11, ASM990537v1, whole genome shotgun sequence genome has a window encoding:
- the LOC141696596 gene encoding uncharacterized protein LOC141696596, whose product MASSSTTLVIDINHPYYLSTSDHPGLSLVSEVLTDQNYHHWSRSVSIALSAKLKLGFIDGSQVKPAANSPLLVLWMHSNDLIWDDLHHRYAQNNVPRLFSIRKELSSLTQGTKSVTTYFTKFRGLMDELDNLAPIPRCVCQIPACNCQHTQKLTQYEQLMKLSQFLMGLNEQFTSIRGQILLMSPLPDLSHAYAMLLQEENQRESVNHTGFLPENAAMNVKFGNKPKFVKKDDRKSENTSVVCDYCKFTGHSREKYFALHGYPEWHRLYGQPKPKVKPKKTNQVVNLAQNSQNFSDVVSQVSSTDSLSETQCQQLISMLQAKLPSHTANYAPWLNTDVSQCAEIHLPNGNISIVSHIGTVQLTPEIQLRDVLVALASKMEKEIGELEEDLYKLYSDKLQHTHVQVHSATSIQGHHWHWRLGHPSNSKDKFAAKTLKCVFIGYPFNKKGYRVLDISSKKCYITRDIVFVEDCFPFHNKTFDTVSTSLSISSTYIFPDTPLFTDDNVISVQTMPSSIPHISSPYIDNNSNTHVVNPSSSSIPVAQTRPVRTRTVPSKFKDYTGFPLFNKHQSTPSAGALSGTSFCAYPLHNYMSYQDFSSSYYKYLCATVVIPTPYTYQQAATDSKWLAAMKLELHALESNHTWELVPKPAHTHIVDCKWLFKVKYNSDGTVERYKARLVARGFTQTFGLDYFETFAPVAKMTTVRILIAIAAAQGWSISQLDITNLSSIPVLNVIKNTSDWVCRLKKSIYGLKQAPRCWFTKYSDALKYVGYKQSHSDNSLFTLHTSSQFVAILVYVDDILVTGSTKSAIQQGIDFFSTRFKVKDLGDLKYFLGVEVARSSAGIYLNQRKYTLDILADSGLLGAKPSKIPKEQNHNLQQNTSMLLSDSECSTYRRIVGGLLYLTVTRPDLSYVVHVLSQFIAKPRIDHLHAAYKVIKYLKGSPGQGLLMSATSKPVLTVFCDSDWGGCQTTRHSLTGYFVKFGESLISWKCKKQHTVFRSSAEAEYRCMADTCCELVWLLTLFQTFGYYNITPVTLFCDSKSALYIASNSVFHERTKHIEHDCHIVREKIQLGVITNAHISTTSQPADIFTKVVSSSQLQFLISKLGVCNLFLPSNLRGMLQI is encoded by the exons ATGGCATCTTCTTCTACTACTCTAGTCATCGACATTAATCATCCTTATTATCTTAGCACATCCGATCATCCTGGACTTTCGCTTGTAAGTGAAGTGCTTACTGATCAAAATTATCACCATTGGAGTCGTTCTGTATCAATTGCACTATCTGCGAAACTCAAACTCGGTTTCATTGATGGATCTCAAGTGAAACCAGCTGCAAACTCGCCTCTTCTTGTGCTCTGGATGCATAGCAATGATTTG ATTTGGGACGATTTACATCATCGCTATGCTCAAAATAATGTTCCTCGTCTGTTTAGTATACGCAAAGAATTATCATCACTTACTCAGGGTACAAAATCTGTTACAACTTATTTCACTAAGTTTCGAGGATTAATGGATGAATTAGATAATCTTGCACCTATTCCTCGTTGTGTTTGTCAAATTCCTGCTTGTAATTGTCAACACACACAGAAACTCACACAGTATGAACAATTGATGAAACTTAGTCAGTTTCTAATGGGGCTCAATGAGCAATTCACGAGTATTCGTGGACAAATATTGTTAATGAGTCCTCTGCCAGATTTAAGTCATGCTTATGCAATGCTTCTTCAAGAAGAAAACCAGAGGGAGAGTGTTAATCACACTGGATTTCTTCCTGAAAATGCTGCTATGAATGTGAAGTTTGGTAATAAGCCAAAATTTGTGAAAAAGGATGATCGTAAGTCAGAAAATACATCTGTTGTTTGTGATTACTGCAAGTTCACAGGGCATTCAAGGGAGAAATATTTTGCACTGCATGGTTATCCAGAATGGCATCGTTTGTATGGGCAACCAAAGCCTAAAGTCAAGCCTAAGAAGACAAATCAAGTTGTTAATCTGGCTCAGAATTCTCAGAATTTTTCAGATGTGGTTTCTCAGGTTTCATCAACTGATAGTCTATCAGAAACTCAGTGTCAACAGTTGATTTCTATGTTGCAAGCAAAATTGCCTTCACATACTGCAAATTATGCTCCTTGGCTTAATACTGATGTCAGTCAATGTGCAG AAATTCACTTACCAAATGGTAATATATCAATAGTGAGCCATATTGGTACAGTACAATTAACTCCAGAGATTCAACTTAGAGATGTTTTGGTG GCCCTTGCATCCAAGATGGAGAAAGAGATTGGTGAGTTGGAAGAGGATTTGTACAAACTGTATAGTGACAAATTGCAGCACACTCATGTTCAGGTTCATTCTGCTACTTCTATTCAAGGTCATCACTGGCATTGGAGGCTAGGTCACCCTTCTAATAGT AAAGACAAATTTGCAGCCAAAACACTCAAGTGTGTTTTTATTGGCTATCCTTTTAACAAAAAAGGGTACAGAGTTTTAGATATTTCATCAAAAAAATGTTATATTACCAGAGACATTGTGTTTGTAGAAGATTGCTTTCCTTTTCACAATAAGACATTTGATACTGTCTCTACTTCTTTATCCATATCTTCTACATACATATTTCCTGATACACCATTGTTTACTGATGATAATGTCATATCTGTTCAAACTATGCCTTCATCTATTCCACATATATcttcaccatatattgataatAATTCTAATACACATGTTGTTAATCCTTCATCATCATCTATACCTGTTGCTCAAACTAGACCTGTTAGAACCAGGACTGTGCCTTCAAAATTCAAAGACTATACAGGCTTCCCTCTTTTCAACAAGCATCAATCTACTCCATCTGCAGGAGCTCTGTCAGGTACATCTTTTTGTGCTTATCCACTTCACAACTATATGTCATATCAGGATTTCTCATCTTCATATTACAAATACTTGTGTGCTACTGTTGTCATACCTACACCATATACTTATCAACAAGCTGCTACTGATTCTAAATGGCTTGCTGCTATGAAGTTAGAGTTACATGCACTTGAAAGTAATCACACTTGGGAATTGGTTCCCAAACCTGCCCATACTCATATTGTTGATTGTAAGTGGTTATTTAAAGTAAAATATAATTCTGATGGTACTGTTGAAAGATACAAGGCAAGGTTAGTTGCCAGAGGATTTACACAAACATTTGGCCTAGACTACTTTGAAACTTTTGCACCTGTGGCAAAAATGACTACAGTTAGGATTTTAATTGCTATTGCGGCTGCTCAAGGCTGGTCCATATCTCAACTGGACATAACCAAT CTTTCATCTATTCCAGTGTTAAATGTCATTAAGAACACTTCTGATTGGGTTTGTAGACTCAAGAAATCcatttatggacttaagcaagctcctagatgTTGGTTTACAAAATATTCTGATGCTTTGAAATATGTTGGATATAAGCAATCTCATTCAGATAACAGTTTGTTTACTCTACACACTTCTTCTCAATTTGTGGCCATCTTggtatatgtagatgacattctAGTTACTGGTAGTACAAAGTCTGCAATTCAGCAAGGGATTGATTTTTTCAGCACTCGTTTTAAAGTCAAAGACTTGGGTGATTTAAAGTATTTTTTAGGTGTTGAGGTAGCTAGATCTTCTGCTGGTATTTACTTGAATCAGAGAAAGTACACATTAGACATACTTGCTGACTCTGGACTTCTAGGTGCAAAACCATCTAAAATACCTAAAGAACAAAATCATAATCTACAACAGAATACTAGCATGCTTTTATCTGATTCTGAGTGTTCTACTTATAGAAGGATAGTAGGCGGGCTGCTCTATCTTACAGTCACAAGACCAGACTTGTCTTATGTTGTACATGTTCTATCACAATTTATAGCTAAGCCCAGAATTGATCATCTTCATGCTGCCTACAAAGTTATCAAATATCTGAAAGGTTCACCAGGTCAAGGTTTGTTAATGTCTGCAACTTCTAAACCTGTTCTTACTGTATTTTGTGATTCTGATTGGGGTGGGTGTCAAACCACAAGACACTCTTTGACAGGTTATTTTGTTAAATTTGGTGAATCTTTAATTTCTTGGAAGTGTAAGAAACAGCATACTGTTTTTAGATCATCAGCAGAAGCTGAGTACAGATGCATGGCTGATACTTGCTGTGAGCTGGTTTGGTTGCTTACCTTATTTCAAACATTTGGTTATTATAATATTACTCCTGTAACCTTGTTTTGTGACAGCAAATCAGCTCTTTATATTGCTTCAAATTCTGTGTTCCATGAAAGAACAAAACATATTGAGCATGATTGTCACATAGTCAGAGAAAAGATTCAGCTTGGGGTTATTACTAATGCACATATTTCTACTACATCTCAGCCTGCTGATATTTTCACCAAGGTTGTATCTTCATCTCAATTGCAGTTTCTGATCTCAAAGTTGGGAGTGTGTAATTTGTTTCTCCCCTCCAACTTGAGGGGGATGTTACAGATATAG